The following proteins are encoded in a genomic region of Papaver somniferum cultivar HN1 unplaced genomic scaffold, ASM357369v1 unplaced-scaffold_10, whole genome shotgun sequence:
- the LOC113325985 gene encoding translation initiation factor eIF-2B subunit alpha-like codes for MWKRSASFILDQRHENNKPPLDPSSSSNQMAAEKNSKISAYYQTRSAHHAVVTSDWLAQSQEAAIEFDPSTNDYLKSSTGNSGEKPFSVIDEFNHWRQLPELAEAVAAILALASVIRFSKASTIMELERELKTASDSLKSWDTTSISLTAGCDLFMRYVTRTSALEYEDFDAAKLRLIERAEKFGEISRKARRTIAMLSQDFIFDGCTILVHGYSRVVVEVLKLAAQNKKLFRVLCTEGRPDRTGLRFSNELAKLDVPVKLLIDSAVAYTMDEVDMVFVGADGVVESGGIINMMGTYQIALVAHSMNKPVYVAAESYKFARLYPLDQKDLTPALRPIDFGVPIPSGVEVETSARDYTPPQYLTLLFTDLGVLTPSVVSDELIQLYL; via the exons ATGTGGAAAAGATCAGCTTCCTTCATTCTTGATCAAAGACACGAAAACAACAAACCCCCTTTAGatccttcatcatcatcaaatcaaatgGCTGCTGAGAAAAACTCAAAAATCTCAGCATATTATCAAACAAGATCAGCGCATCATGCTGTTGTTACGAGTGATTGGTTAGCTCAATCACAAGAAGCTGCTATTGAATTTGATCCATCTACTAATGATTATCTTAAATCAAGTACTGGTAATTCTGGGGAGAAACCCTTTAGTGtgattgatgaatttaatcattgGAGACAATTACCTGAATTAGCTGAAGCTGTTGCTGCAATATTAGCTTTGGCCTCTGTTATTCGGTTTAGTAAAGCTTCCACTATTATGGAACTTGAGAGGGAACTCAAAACTGCTTCTGATTCTCTAAAG TCATGGGATACGACTTCCATCTCTTTGACAGCTGGATGTGACTTGTTCATGCGATATGTAACCAGAACTTCAGCCTTGGAGTATGAGGACTTCGATGCTGCAAAGTTGCGCTTAATTGAGCGTGCTGAGAAATTCGGTGAAATATCTCGCAAG GCACGAAGAACCATTGCTATGCTCAGTCAAGACTTTATCTTCGACGGGTGTACAATCTTGGTGCATGGATATTCTAGAGTTGTAGTTGAAGTTCTGAAGTTAGCTGCACAAAATAAGAAACTGTTTCGAGTTTTATGCACAG AGGGAAGACCTGACCGAACAGGGTTGCGGTTCTCAAATGAGCTAGCAAAGCTGGATGTTCCTGTAAAGCTTCTTATCGACTCTGCAGTGGCATACACTATGGATGAGGTTGACATGGTATTTGTTGGGGCTGATGGAGTGGTAGAAAGTGGAGGTATAATCAACATGATGGGAACATACCAAATTGCATTGGTGGCTCACAGCATGAACAAGCCAGTTTATGTTGCTGCTGAAAGTTACAAG TTTGCACGTCTCTATCCTTTGGACCAGAAGGATCTAACCCCTGCTTTGCGTCCAATTGATTTTGGGGTTCCCATTCCATCTGGGGTAGAAGTGGAAACATCTGCCAGGGATTATACACCACCTCAGTACTTAACGCTTCTATTCACAGATCTTGGTGTTCTAACACCATCTGTAGTCAGTGACGAGCTCATTCAGCTTTACTTGTAG
- the LOC113326011 gene encoding uncharacterized protein LOC113326011, producing MATTRRRSPGFFFSSSVFALLAYLFISTGMVSAWKNICAPGNIYIDSESVVKWRQGNCIDCQSWCMEVCSDLGTSMVEYRCNLPSYSTVQCKCCCERFPSSSPEPQPSRPPSPPPDPDDFSGPAPYDYDICMSGQTYLKIKRTDGEDCIHKSLCDEKCKEKGRLTVRTECVANCTGSPGRTGPPVRVYEWYEQCCCENLTPQPPPLSPSPPPPSTPPPSQSPPSPTPPKNICNFIPTRTMDCSLCTRDYCKTECSARGSSLVKMACAPSLLRCRCCCKNITTLPSSTTALGPVIISGNAVSNI from the exons ATGGCAACAACTAGGAGAAGATCTCCTGGGTTCTTTTTTAGCTCAAGTGTCTTTGCACTACTTGCATACCTCTTTATAAGTACAG GGATGGTGTCAGCCTGGAAGAATATATGCGCTCCTgggaatatatacatcgattcaGAGTCTGTAGTAAAATGGCGGCAGGGGAATTGCATCGACTGTCAATCTTGGTGCATGGAAGTATGTTCGGACTTGGGAACTTCGATGGTCGAATATAGGTGTAACCTTCCAAGTTATAGTACCGTGCAGTGTAAATGTTGTTGTGAAAGATTTCCGTCTTCCTCTCCCGAGCCACAACCCAGCCGTCCTCCTTCTCCTCCTCCAGATCCAGATGATTTTAGCGGCCCAGCTCCGTATGATTATGATATATGTATGTCCGGACAGACATATCTAAAGATTAAACGTACAGATGGAGAAGATTGCATTCATAAATCTTTATGTGATGAAAAATGCAAAGAAAAAGGGAGGTTGACTGTGAGAACAGAGTGTGTAGCAAATTGTACCGGTTCTCCTGGACGTACCGGTCCTCCTGTACGTGTGTATGAATGGTATGAGCAGTGTTGTTGTGAAAACCTCACACCCCAACCACCTCCACTCTCTCCATCACCACCGCCACCTTCAACTCCACCTCCATCCCAATCACCACCTTCGCCAACACCTCCAAAAAATATATGCAACTTTATACCAACTCGTACAATGGATTGCAGCCTTTGCACACGTGATTATTGTAAAACTGAATGTTCGGCAAGAGGATCTTCATTAGTGAAAATGGCTTGTGCTCCTTCTCTGTTACGGTGTAGGTGTTGCTGCAAGAACATTACCACCCTACCATCATCAACTACAGCTCTTGGTCCAGTTATTATTAGTGGCAATGCAGTGAGTAATATTTAA